Proteins encoded together in one Telopea speciosissima isolate NSW1024214 ecotype Mountain lineage chromosome 4, Tspe_v1, whole genome shotgun sequence window:
- the LOC122659556 gene encoding Werner syndrome ATP-dependent helicase homolog yields the protein MNEDNISIYAHCNADGHLRQIFTVNVFGKRVYTTVTCRSSVVRKWIYKIRFQHRLKRHRLVVGLGVQWRPNLSYRVAATLQLCVGRQCLVFQIINANNIPRILRRFLSDHLTTFVGVRNYVDSGMLSKDFNLYVNRIVELGSMANIRGASMETMASDILGFHEIKKPEFIGRSRWDDRRLTDHQVQYACVDSNLSFEIGKKLKAWNYRP from the coding sequence ATGAACGAAGACAACATCTCCATCTACGCCCACTGCAATGCGGATGGCCATCTCCGTCAAATCTTCACTGTTAACGTATTTGGAAAGAGGGTATACACTACCGTCACTTGCAGATCCTCTGTTGTGAGGAAGTGGATTTACAAAATTCGCTTCCAACATCGCTTGAAAAGGCACCGACTCGTGGTAGGTCTTGGTGTTCAATGGCGTCCAAATCTGTCTTACAGAGTTGCAGCAACTCTGCAATTATGTGTTGGTCGCCAGTGCCTCGTCTTCCAAATCATAAACGCAAATAACATTCCTCGAATTCTGAGGCGATTCCTCTCCGATCATCTTACTACTTTTGTTGGGGTCAGGAATTATGTTGATTCTGGTATGCTGAGTAAAGATTTCAACCTGTATGTGAATCGTATTGTGGAACTTGGTTCGATGGCCAACATTAGGGGTGCTTCGATGGAGACGATGGCGAGCGACATCCTTGGTTTTCATGAAATCAAGAAGCCTGAGTTTATTGGTAGGAGCCGCTGGGACGATCGGAGGCTTACAGACCATCAGGTGCAGTATGCGTGCGTGGACTCCAATCTTTCTTTTGAAATTGGAAAGAAACTGAAAGCTTggaactaccgtccttga